From Oreochromis niloticus isolate F11D_XX unplaced genomic scaffold, O_niloticus_UMD_NMBU tig00000355_pilon, whole genome shotgun sequence:
tctctgcttctctttgctgaggaaggagcagcagagggagcATCTGAGGAAGCAGATGAGAGAGAAGCTGAGGaagaagcagcagaggaagaagcagcagaggaagcagatgaggaagaagcagcagaggaagcatcTGAGGAAGCAGATGAGAGAGCAGgtgaggaaggagcagcagaggaagcatcTGAGGAAGCAGATGAGAGAGCAGgtgaggaaggagcagcagaggaagcatcTGAGGAAGCAGATGAGAGAGGTGAGGAAGGAGCATACTCACCTTCACTGATACGCTGGGTATCAGTGTCCTGAGCTTCatcagaagaggaggagggtgagAGAGTGGGAAAATACTCACCATACTCACCTTCACTGATACGCTGGGTATCAGTGTCCTGAGCTTCatcagaagaggaggagggtgagAGAATGGGAAAATACTCACCATACTCACCTTCACTGATACGCTGGGTATCAGTGTCCTGAGCTTCatcagaagaggaggagggtgagAGAGTGGGAAAATACTCACCACACTCACCTTCACTGATACGCTGGGTATCAGTGTCCTGAGCTTCACCAGAAGAGGTGGGGCTCTGGAGACTGTCATCCAGGATCCTGATGACTTCGGGAAGGCCTTCTTCTGCAGGGCGTTCAACCACATAGTCAAGACGCCATGTGaggaaacaatttttaaaataacattaggaatgaaATAAACACTCAGTGTTAAAGCAACAGACCTACATCTGTTAGTTTGAGCAGAGGATGAGAGAAAAGCATTTTAGGCTACATTTatgtcagactgaatgacacttcatgcaagaaaaaaacaactaagttAACTAAGTTCAAATCTTTAAGTGAAGATTTTTAATAGAAGACCACCAAACCTCCACCAAGTCAGCTCACTCTGTGTACTTTTAAGGTGACACTATTGTATTTTGTGTACattcaatttgttttatttgttctttgtaagcctttatgcaaacactatGTTGGaataggtaatggataatagatATTAATTTGTAAATAGCCGGACATGAGTaacttattatataaatatactacagtaaatttataactaacCATGCAGCTCATtctcctgttttatttacaattcacaatgtcacacattttgaaaaaagCTCAGAGGTTAAATATGTGTTTGCAAACCATAATGTAACATTTAGACCACATGTACCAATCTCATGtcctaaatgtaaaaaaattattattttttaataaaaacacaaccTCCTTGGCAAGAGTAaaaattgcacacacacaaagctctgCAGGTATGTCTGAAAATGCTGGtcaagtgaaaaataaacaaacaaacagaaactcttaactcagaatccacatttttagaaatgtgcACAAGGACTGTATCTGCCATAAGGACAGATGCATCTAATCTGTGGTAAACATGCTATCCCTGTGTAAATATCCCTGTGTACAATATATCTCTCTGCTATCTAATAAGATTAAAAGCATTACCGTAACATAAGATACCATTATTACTACTGTTTTCATATTCTtttgatattgttttatttggattattttttttatctttgtgttttgcagcagagaaaaaaattatagtTTATGTCAATAAAGCCTTTGATCCGGAGAAGAAAAGGATGTTAGGAGGGACCGGTCACCGGGATCTGTGTGTTTACACCTGCGCGTTCTGACGCCATGACACCCTGAAGATGCCGTTACCACAGGCATTTTACAAATTTTAGTCCATTAAGctatttttaaccatttcattttaaagaaaagtgtcaaattttaaGCCttcaaatcaaagtaacaccttttttttcaaattcatacACCAGCCGTTAATAATTTCTACACCTCTCccggaaaatttaaagcatacaaacaATTTACCGGCAAAAATCTTGGAATACACATATTTGATCACGttaaacttgatattcacactggaacttgttaaattattacagtcatttaaatttaaagaaattttCAAACGTACCTGCAGCGAAGTCCAGGTGGCTGTCGATGAGTCGGGGTCCACGGCGAGCCATCTTCaaacttgaaaaacaaaaacaagtacaaacGATCCACAGATGAAGTACTTGTTGTCGCTTTCAAGTAAAATCCGCTTACAGTAAAATGTTTTGCAAAACTTAGCTTTCCACAGGCTGAGGTTGGAGCAGGTCGAAACAAGTCCacgagcaagtgtaaagggaggaatggaaccttgtgcagcatttaTATACCCTCGGCAGGCTATGGTTACGGTTGCCAACAT
This genomic window contains:
- the LOC109200604 gene encoding lisH domain-containing protein C1711.05-like isoform X1 gives rise to the protein MARRGPRLIDSHLDFAAGRLDYVVERPAEEGLPEVIRILDDSLQSPTSSGEAQDTDTQRISEGECGEYFPTLSPSSSSDEAQDTDTQRISEGEYGEYFPILSPSSSSDEAQDTDTQRISEGEYGEYFPTLSPSSSSDEAQDTDTQRISEGEYAPSSPLSSASSDASSAAPSSPALSSASSDASSAAPSSPALSSASSDASSAASSSSASSAASSSAASSSASLSSASSDAPSAAPSSAKRSREDIYTEEVSAKRCKVSDQFDAPSTSSGSFAVRRFWERPFELSLDDSDSD
- the LOC109200604 gene encoding lisH domain-containing protein C1711.05-like isoform X2, giving the protein MARRGPRLIDSHLDFAAEEGLPEVIRILDDSLQSPTSSGEAQDTDTQRISEGECGEYFPTLSPSSSSDEAQDTDTQRISEGEYGEYFPILSPSSSSDEAQDTDTQRISEGEYGEYFPTLSPSSSSDEAQDTDTQRISEGEYAPSSPLSSASSDASSAAPSSPALSSASSDASSAAPSSPALSSASSDASSAASSSSASSAASSSAASSSASLSSASSDAPSAAPSSAKRSREDIYTEEVSAKRCKVSDQFDAPSTSSGSFAVRRFWERPFELSLDDSDSD